The stretch of DNA acctggttgtctctgtatgtGTTCTTTCTTGTGCTTTGATGAACCATCCTCACTGCAGGCCGGTGGGCATGCATCACTTAGATGTTTGTGTGGGATGGAAAGATTGGCTGAGAAGGAGCTGAAGAAACTTTTTGGAGtgttggaaatgttctgtatcttgattagGGAAGTGGTTTTATGGGTGTATAGATGCTTTTGTAAAAACTTGTCAAAATTTACAATTagcctggctgacatagctcagtggattgagcagggactgcgaaccaaagcatcacaaatttgattcccagtcagggcacatgcctgggttgcaggccatggcccccagcaacggcacattgatgtttctctctctctctctctctccctcccttccctctctaaaaataaataaataaaatcttaaaaaaaaagacttacatGTGTTAAGATATACAGAATGAAAAATTGTTAGCCCCTTGGGGTcagaattaactttaaaaaaaattacaattaaaattggtgtcttttatgtaattaaattttactttgattaggtttatttttaaatgcatactttATATATATCAACCTTGAAGTtgtcaaaataaaattactatgaaaagtacaaaaatgtaattcaatataaataaataaaggcttaaacatattgaaaatatatttgagagcaagtaaccagaaaggagggggaggggggtaacgggggaaagaaggcaACGGGTCATCagggaacttgtataaaggacccatggacaaacccAAAGGTGGGTAGGAGTTGCTATGTATGGGTATGAATGTTGGCAGTGGGGATGGATAGGGTGGAGGAGatggtgggaagaaaatggggacaaagttagttgaataacaataaaaaaaatttttaaagattgaaatCACTAAACTGTATAATATACATGCATAATTTATAGCTTCTCAGAGTCAATAACCCACAGAACAGTACAAATCAAGAAAATAGTTCTCTTTCAACTATACCTGTTTCTGAAAATGAGTCTATGCCccaaattgtgtttttatttgtgaaatcagaagtcttctttaaatgttttcaggTTCTTTTTCCTTACATGTCCTaccatgtttttttccccattaagtaATAGTTAACAGTCCCTCTCTCTGATGCAAAAGCCTGCCCTGCCGCCTGCCATTTCACctaatgtttttgtttctttacttttgcTCTCTGATTCAAGATTTGGCCATAATTATATCTGCAATCCCAAGACCATCATGTACATGATTTGATGAAAAAAACTTGTCTCTGTCTGAGATGCTTCATGGCAATTTTTACTTCCTCATTCCTCAAGCTGTAAATCAGGGGATTCAGCAAAGGGGTGACCACTGTGTAAAAAACGGATACCACCTTGTCAAGGGGGAAGCTGGTGTCAGGCCGAGTATAGATGAAGATACATGGTCCAAAGAAGAGGACAACCACCATAAAGTGAGCTGAGCAGGTAGACAGGGCTTTCCAGCGGCCTTCAGCTGACTGTTTTCTCAGAGAAACTAAGATGACTGTGTAGGAGGTGACCAAAGCCAGGAAACAGGTGAGGGAGATGGTCCCACTATTGGACACCATCAGCACTCCCGTGAGGTATGTATCTGCACAGGCCAGCTTGATGACAGGAGGCACATCACAAAAGTAGCTATCGATAACATTAGGGCCACAATAAGGCAGACGAATGGTCAAGAAGGTCTGCACGAGAGAATGAATAGTGCCTCCCAACCAGAGCGCAAGGACGAGCAGTGTGCAGACCCTCATGTTCATCGCATTGGAGTAGTGTAATGGAGTGCAGATGGCTACATATCGATCATAGGCCATAATGGTCAGCAGAAAGATCTCAGCACAGGCAAAGAGATGTAGGAAGAAGAGCTGTGCAATGCAGTTGTCGAAGGAAATGGTTTTTCGCTCTAAAAGCAAACCCTCCAGCATCTTGGGCACAGTGACAGATGAGTGGCAAATGTCAATAAATGACAAATTGCTCAGGAAGAAATACATGGGGATATGGAGACGTTCAGTCAAGACTATGGTAACCAGGATGAGAATGTTGCCCCATAGAGTTAGCACATATGTGGCTGAGAATGCCATGAAAAACAATATCTTCAGTACCCAGTTATCAACAAGTCCCAAGAAGACAAATTCAGTCACTCTTGTTTGGTTTAATGTATCCATCCACTGAGTTTTCCAAAGGACCTTAGGGTGCAGgtggagaaaaaaagcaaatttagCTTTAATATTATAGAATGGAACTAACTGAAGTGATTCTTTATTCCTATCtgaattgtttatatatatattttagagtttATATAATTAAGACCAATCTAATAATAATTGTTGCTATTTACCCACCATGTATCAGGAGCCATACCAGGCACTTTACATCCACCATTCTATTTAACCAAAACTACATCATGGCACAGGTGTGTTTGATCCTGTCTTGTGGATGAGATAACTGGGCCTTATGAgaatacaccctggctggtgtttcTCAGTGGAATGATTATAGGCCTGTAAATCAAaaggtcccagtcagggcacatgcctggattgcaggccaggttcccagttggggacatgcaagaggcaaccaactgacatctctcacactgatgtttcttttcctctctttctccctcccttcccctctccctaaaaacaaataaataaaatctttgggaaaaaagaaaaaaaagaaaatattaattacagcattatttaaaataacagtcACAGGGCTTTTCTattccccatcaaaatcccaatggcgtTTTTTTTGAAACCTGAAAAAATGTAGTAGAACTTGAACTGACCTGTATGCAGCTAATACTGAAAtgttatgaagaataaaaattgagataaaatCTGTTTACAcattctcaaaaattttaaatatatataatgccatgtaagttttcaaaatacatatagtagactagaagaaaatattgcaaCCCATCTAATCAAAAAAGAACAATATCTTATCATTCAAAGATCTCTTAAAATTTGGCAAGAAAGGAAAGATAACAAATATTGGAGggaaatcagaaaaatgcaaatgacaaataaatatgcatgaaaagatgcttaacttcaGAAGTAGgtgaaaaaaacaaccaagtacTTTTTGTCTCTCTTCAGACTGGCAAAGGTGTAAGCAGGCTGTAGACTGCTAATGGAAGAAGGTATTATTAAGAACTTTTTAATAACTAATATGGCAGTACCTTTCAAAATTTAATTGCTTATAGCTCGAACCCAGGAATCCCACTTCTAGGACtgaacagggtggggcaaaagtaggtttacagttgtgagtaagccaaacacagagtttattttcgtattattatttatcatttattgtattattttccatataaactggtataaacctacttttgatcCACTCTGTATTTCATAGAAATAAAGGAATCTGCAATTAGggctaaatgttttaaatatttctagcAAAACATGgtactaaaaataaactaaatgtttATCAATAAAGAAATAGGTAAATTAATTTTAGTACAGCCACAATATTATATAGCTGTTAATAAGAATGAGTTGGGCTAAagacttatgacacatggacatgaactaaagggggggaatgtgggtgggagagggtatgcatggtggaggggagtgaaggggtggaaatgggacaactctaatagcataatcaataaaatatattggggaaaaaaagaatgagttggATCTATGCATACtgaagcagtgattttcaatgcCTGAGGGCGGTGGTTATAAATTTTGCTGCCCAGTACTCATTCCAAACAACGAATTCAGATCCATCAGTACTTTTAAAGCTCCTTATTGATTCCAATGTACAGCCAAGATTGCAAGCTATTTTCATGGGATGCCAacaatatattaagtaaaaagaccatattatgaatatattgcaaaccaggaaagaaggaagggagggagagagaaaggtagggaagaaagagagaaaaaacaaacaatgacacagaaaggaaggaagaaatcaaaagagtttttgccctgactggtgtggttgagtatactgagtgccagcctttgaaccaaggGTCACAGactcaattccctgtcagggcacatgcctgggttgcaggccaggtacccagaaGGGAGTGCAAGAAAGGCAaacacacaatgatgtttctttccctcccttcctctctttcaaaaaaatacataaataaaatttttaaaataaagtaaaaaaaaggaaagaaagttgcTCTGGGGTCTTAAAGGTGagaattgtttgattttttttttattttttttatttttttttattttcagacagaagggaaaggacttagaagagatggagaggaacattaatatgtggttgcttctcaagcaccCCCACcggcaacctggcctgcaacccaggcgtgtgtcctgactgagactcacaccaatgaccctttggccagtgctcaatccactgaaccacagcagccagcacTGTTTTTAAGGTAAGAGCTAAATGGTGTCCTCCTCTCTGCACACAGAGAGAGCACTCAACAGCATCTCTCCCATATGTTCCAAGAAAGTAGTCATGGTAAATTCTGTTCCAGAGAGTGACACAGAGTAAGgaagcccaggagaacagagctctTGTTCCTTAGCTGGGGTGTTCTATTTCTTCTCCAGAAAGGCACAAATCTAATCTGTATACCGGCTTTCAGAGCACAAAAAGGACACGCTTTCTTCAGTGGTAATAATCACAGCCTtgcttaaacaaataaacaaagactgAATGACCATCTGCTAGTAGAAGAGACTCACTCTTTCTTCAGAAGGTTGTGTCATATTTTACATTTGCTCTATAAAGGTTTGTGAGTGCTTAGCCAGAAAGCATGCTAGGGATTCAAATgcaaagagaaagggggaagtgCTGGTCTTGATCCCACCCAACCCCAAATCTTCATAATTCTATGacttttttaataagtagaaaaaaagaaactggtgcTATGGCAAAATCTAAAAGGTAACAAGTCAGAACCCTAGGCATTTTGAGGAATCTTGGAgaacgtgtgtgtgtatgtgatgtgTGTGTATAGGTGCCCTCATAGaaagcaacaaaatgaagaagcagTGAGTCATAAGACAAAGGAGAGGTTAAAATAATTCTCATAAGTTAAAAGGGCTTCTATTAAACTTCTAAACACCACACACTCATGTAACATATCAGACAAGTGATTAAGATGGAGTCTTGCTGAACACCATGAACATGCGTGCACACATGTGCAAGCCCACAACAAGCACAGCAGGCAAAGCAGGGAAAGAGGTGGTAAAACTCACAAGTTTTCTCCTATTATGCAGGGATAATTCAGCTGAATCATATTCTTTAACCCATGTCTTTCATAATTCCTcctgaaataaattaaggaaaacaaaatatttttaaatacaaaatttaaaatatctctgCTTTGGATGTTGGTAACTGGTTTTCTGTTTAAATAGTTCCACCCTTTTACTGTTGCcccttggaatttttttaatctttcattctCTGTAATTTTGCATGCATCCTTTTCGACACCTTTGTTATTCTCTAGCCAAGTATGGCAGAACTAAGCCTACttgccatttctgttttaattagtAATTACCATGGCACTGTAGAACTATATTTGAACTGATTCCAGAACACATTTATCAtagaagaaaagtatttttagttaatataaataaatggcataCTTTTAAGACCTGATATCaactttaaacttaaaattttgtaacatgaaaataaaaaagtattttgattGTGGTAAACATGtcacaatgtatacatacatcaaatcatcacactgttacCTTAAATATATTCAACTTCTATGTATCATTTGttcctcaataaagctgggaagaaaagaaaatataaaagtttttcaGGAGTTATGTCAAATCAAAGCAAGTTAGTCTTGGTTCTATTGCTCTCCTGCTGAAGTAATAAACGTTATTGAGTGAAGACCTATTTTATGAGTTAATATATCTAAAaatttggattttgtttctttttactcctTTAATGAATATATCATATCTCTGAGTACCCTTCGGCAAgtaacttgattttattttcattggaaaGTAGTCATAATTTTATCCCTATAATTATTGTGATGGTTCATTTTCCTTGTCAACTTGGCTAAGTATGGTATTTAATTGTGtggccaagccctggctggcgtagctcagtggattgagcgtgggctgcgaaccaaagtgtcgcaggttcaattgccagtcagggtacatgcctgggttgcaggacatgacccccagcaatcacacattgatgtttctctctatctccctcccttccctctctaaaaataaataaataaagtctttaaaaaattttgtgtgGCCAAATACCAGTCTAGATGTTGTTGTAAGGGTGTTTTTTCAAAcactttgttttttcagatttaaatcagtagactttgaatAACACAGATTACCCTGCAGAATATGGGTATGCCTAATACAATCAGTGGAAGGCCT from Phyllostomus discolor isolate MPI-MPIP mPhyDis1 chromosome 1, mPhyDis1.pri.v3, whole genome shotgun sequence encodes:
- the LOC114490351 gene encoding olfactory receptor 1509 — protein: MVLWKTQWMDTLNQTRVTEFVFLGLVDNWVLKILFFMAFSATYVLTLWGNILILVTIVLTERLHIPMYFFLSNLSFIDICHSSVTVPKMLEGLLLERKTISFDNCIAQLFFLHLFACAEIFLLTIMAYDRYVAICTPLHYSNAMNMRVCTLLVLALWLGGTIHSLVQTFLTIRLPYCGPNVIDSYFCDVPPVIKLACADTYLTGVLMVSNSGTISLTCFLALVTSYTVILVSLRKQSAEGRWKALSTCSAHFMVVVLFFGPCIFIYTRPDTSFPLDKVVSVFYTVVTPLLNPLIYSLRNEEVKIAMKHLRQRQVFFIKSCT